The genomic window CTATTTTTGCGCTACTtggaaatacaattttaaattatattatgtataagtacctaacaaaaaaaaaacaacaaatgatTCCAACGTAGGTgggtactaataattaattaattaaaactctaATCGTTTCAACTAATTCAACTGATAAAATCACAAGAACatctacaaataaatatacaataaatttgatataagtgTTGGTGGGTGATGTTGAGGAGGTGGTTATAGGAgcggaaaaatattttatcccgTGAAAAGATTGACCcttaaaattgtttggttCTGATGATCaatcaaaaaaagttttcaatgggtaaaatgaaaatacaaaaaaaacttggtttttgatttaattttaatttcaatgcaTTCgttacagaatatttttttttacatcatagtctataggtaccaaaaactaattaaataaagatatttaaattagtttaacaaaaatgaatatatcttatacctattaaaaactttaaataggtactatattatgttaaaactaatttattaagttaaaatattattgatttattattatttctgtataataaattataaatattttataaaatattgtataaatattatttattatttcaagtgttttgttttgtattataaacggtaaaaaaattagatgattatgatttatgttatACCAAACATGATACAGATGACATTGGgtcttcaattttataaaatataatgttacaatGTAGAtcctacatattaataaatgttattaaaaactaattttaattgttatacatgtaataatataatagtataatacctatttggctatttaatatttgtatttacatacttaatattttaaatttacagttaTGCTGAACGAAGATATAATAAGCAAATTGAATAATGTAAAGCAACTAACAAGTCATTAAATTTCGATAcatcagaaaattattaaaatttaattatgattattattaatatttgtttaatacgctacaatgtttaaaatataatagctactaagctattttatactttttatatactatgtaatacatttaattatccaTGAAAGGGGTGCTTGAGCACCGTTTTAGATAGGTTTATGATAGTCGCCactgaaatcaaaaaaatcaaataccatgtatatacaatttaaatgaattattgaattaaaacaaaataataaaattaatttcctcgaaaaatggtaaaataaatattttagtgttttcgTAATAAGCTTTTAGTTTAAacttgattattttgaaaagaaaaaaaattgtatttatttctaacaacacgttatttataaaattttcatgatatattatatttattgtattatttatacgcaataaaaaataaatctagatTTATGCTAACCTTTTTTTAATCCCAGACcccagtattaataatttctatcaGGAAatcttgtttttaattttcagatgatacatatttgtagaaaaactaaaattttaaatttgtttaaagtataaatagattaatgAGTTAATGAGTTAAATTTCGAACATCAttaaaccgaatattaaataacaaattaaacaaagtttgaatcatattatagagtTGGCATTTTTAACGAGCAACGAAGTGCATGGGGTCAGCATaatcgtatataattttaaaacaaagttaatttaatgacattatttaatttgtcacgGGCAACGCCGTGTGGGATCAGTAGTAATTGAAGGGCTTGGTACAACAACTTGCAGGTAAATgcactttttttgaaaatgcacttttttgttaattattgtgtaggaaaaaattacatacatttggGTGCAATAACCAGATAAatccaataattataaacttagtttatttactaattttaccaaataaaaattttgcttTGTTGTTGTGAATGTACTAAATTGTATACCACttgttttgttataactaaatttaaaacttaaggtactgttttattatatttcaaagtaataaaaataaaatttttaatttttggcaatttttttttaaaattgctgTGAGTATActctaaaaaaacaatatttttggcgTGACGACCAGGTAAATCCATAGGTTTCATAACTTTGGACAGCTTTaatctaaagaaaaaaaagttaactaaataagtatacagtatatattaaaatagaaaaaattaactgtaaTAGTTTTAGTATCGATTAATCGTGGAATGAAACGGTTTTTATCAGccctgaataattttaaaaagtggatTTTTCTGGTTGTTGTTCCAAGCCcttcaattaatataacaataagtaaGATGATTcctaaaaattttagattctgaacggagtgatgaatgtattgattttacaatgatgtatgtttttttttgtgtctgtgtacagcataactagaattgaaataatgcttcaatttccgATAGGTTaggtttccgatggaaaagtgaatatccttggtgcattatatagaggtaaaaagtaaacattttccaacagttttcaaaaaattcgagaaaaacaaaaaaaaaattacggaaaaacgggaatttttacgcaaaaccagttttcggccgaaatgatttttttatatggttgtaatttaaaaactgtaatcactataaatacttgaaattttcaccaaatgtttattttagtgttatctatgtgcagctaaattttctaaatattttgattttttttttagctatttattaACCACtagaattttcgatttttctaagaatttttataagcgttaatAGTTCAAAGTGACAAGTGTTACggaatatgtcaaaatcgcaaaaatttgcaagtaattttgttgttgaaaaataataaaaatgtttatgtttatatctcaagttgaaaaattcaacattaagttttcaataagttttccttcaagaaGCTATAGAgcaaactcgaagcatcattaaagaataaattttaaatgcgtttgaattttaaattttaatgatatatagcgtaacaaaacgatttattctcaaacgatttttaaatattaaatatttgttattattcaaaaagtataagtcgtagataattgaaattttctccagtttttagattggcattttatttacatgatttaattttcaaaatatttcgattttttttttttgctatttatagacaattgaaattttcgatttttcagagaatttttttttgaagtgtcaattaaatttttttggccctgtcaaaatacttgaaattttaatacaaacttcctcataagttattcttatagtgattaaaaaattataagaatacatcggcacaattttttttattagcatttgaattttcaatatttacaacatttcgtcaaaatcatgaatattttcaaactatttgatagataaaattcataaaaatgtttgtataagtagctaagttgaaaatttaatataagattttccataagttaagcttataatatttataaaataatttaaattttggtgttaattgaggccattaaaacataaatcatctttttcaccaaccactggaaattatatcctaggttgacaaatcatcttcgttcagaattgtttttcgtatataatgatacctataatttggattcaaatttaacattcctataatatataatagtgatccacacggcacctcacgtacagcagagcggtacccacttactagcttttttttgttttatcgatataactcatttatttatccttataattatatttaattttacttaaatattatgtgtaccgTAGACCGTAGTCATTTTCTCCGATttactgtaatttttattttattttcaatagttttgtattgtatagtttatactataaaatattatattatgctggctgaaaagaattatatattatattgccatGACATTTGTGTTGaaactaaaatagttaaaaacaactaaaatgCAATaccttattacttatatttatatatttggtgAGATTACAAAATTCTAACTAAATCATGGATCACcagaatattaaaatggaGAACATTTTACATGAGTAAGAATACATTAGATAATCTTCGCccaattttaatagaaacttatttattttttttaatttttacttaaaattagagTAATTTCAACtgatttgtgtaaatatgaatttaagtctataaaatattgatcttattttttatgattatgggTACATATTTgtactatacaaaaatataatattgtacccaTTGTGTCTTTTACTACCCGAAATcataaacataatgttattttgtatttaagcgtaatataggtatatagataattcaaattttggttataatatctcagtgtttattttatagatttacatgtaaaaataataatgtaaattttttcagtcgataataacattttttaatttttactaatatctttttcataaatttaaataccatgaattaaaatttaatttcggcataatcaattttaattatcaataattgtattgacattttaataaaactaacattacctacatttttttttttttttaatttaattcatattatttttacaaataacgtataataaattgttagatatgcacattttttgttaaatatgatTACAGTATaccgaattaaaataattaaatactaagaaataatttgaatttataaataataaataattaatagtaggtacattttatatagtaaaacgaaattaactttaaaaataacttcaaCTAAAGAATCTTCGATTGTCTTAGTAATGGTAATAGTTGCAACCACCTTGAGGATGGAGAAATTTTGGATGAAGAATATGATACAGAAGTGGGTGAATTAACTGTACGAAATACAGAACTTAAAGCATCTAAAGAAAATTGTCTTGAAGAAGTtgcaatacaaaaaattgttgaagCTGTTAATGAGGAAGAAATTTTATGTGTTGAAAGAGGAACCAATAATCCTGACTTGTCCAATTTCCACGACAGCGAAAATAAGGTCGACGAAGACCTTGAAGATGGAGAAATTTTGGATGAAGAATATGATACTGATCTTAGCCAACTGGCTGAATCATCTAAACGAAATATAGAActtaaaaaacctaaaaaaaattgtctaggAGAAGgtgcaaaacaaaaaaaatttgaacattCGTGGGACATGGTaagcaataaattaaactataatttaatgtattataataatataatttcttttttgtttACGCTATACTAGGATCAGAGACATCAACAGTCGTCTCATCGACAAATAATACATGCtcctttacataataatttttcaggaTTTAACAACAACAGATCCAGAAATAGAATTTCTCTAAATAAAAGGGTTATAACAAAGAGAGATCTTAGCTATCAAAGAGATGATGATAGAGGACGTAAGAGACTTAAAGTTGATCAGAACGAtgactataacaaaaaaacaaacgaGGAGGAAAGGTGTACATTCATGCATAGAGAATTAACTTGTAAATATCATACTGGTATGAAATGCCATTCAGGTATAGATTGTCGGTTTAGCCATAGCAAATTTAATGAagaacaaaaaagaaaaatattgaaggtaatataatatagtaaacaataactaatttaGTATACTATATGCATAACCTTATgaattacacaataaaaaattatttatttacatgttaatatatatatcttttagCCTTTTGGAAAATTACGTTTTGGTACACCAAAGTacgaaaatgaaaattttatggaatttttgttttcttacattttttatagacttatattatatttaatttttaataattgttcatgTTTTATTCTATGTAAACAAGTATACAAATGATATTCTATTTCAGAACAATTTAGAAAAGAAACCACTCTTGTCCATGGAGACCTATGATCAACCTTTTTTTGATGATGTAAGCGATGATGATGAATTTCATggcaagttaaaatttaatacaacttatcattacttaataaatttcgAGAtgctcaaaattattattgttaataggACAGTcaacaaatttgtataaaaactatgggacacacaaaaaaaaaaaaaaattattattcatatttcttttataacaaacataatgtatacctaaatataatgcataactTACCACATtacagattaatattaataatgaaataataatcatgttaatattataattatgatgatttttaatgttttttagaaGCCAATTTTTTCAGTTCAGTCAAATAACTTATTGGTGTTTAATCTAatgcttaatttttataacaaattatcaatatgatttcttaattttaaattgtattaaattaatttcaaaaataatattattatgacttttttctaattcatcaaacttataaatattttaaaattattgaaatatatgtaCTAAGTGTTTTCTTGGGATGGAGGGGATACAAAAGACTGAGGGCTGTGGGATCACGCtgttatacatagtatttaatatttatttgttaattaaaaatgtacttttataattttaaatagcagCATCGATAATATagtttggttttataattaaattacatttttaaatttattttaggtcTTGTTATTGATGaagataattttcaaaatgatgtAAAAGATCAGTTGTTACCAGAAAATCAAAAAGAACCTTTAaacaagtaaatttaaaattatatataatgtttaagtattatttttataaattata from Aphis gossypii isolate Hap1 chromosome 1, ASM2018417v2, whole genome shotgun sequence includes these protein-coding regions:
- the LOC126555834 gene encoding uncharacterized protein LOC126555834 gives rise to the protein MDHQNIKMENILHDNGNSCNHLEDGEILDEEYDTEVGELTVRNTELKASKENCLEEVAIQKIVEAVNEEEILCVERGTNNPDLSNFHDSENKVDEDLEDGEILDEEYDTDLSQLAESSKRNIELKKPKKNCLGEGAKQKKFEHSWDMDQRHQQSSHRQIIHAPLHNNFSGFNNNRSRNRISLNKRVITKRDLSYQRDDDRGRKRLKVDQNDDYNKKTNEEERCTFMHRELTCKYHTGMKCHSGIDCRFSHSKFNEEQKRKILKNNLEKKPLLSMETYDQPFFDDVSDDDEFHGLVIDEDNFQNDVKDQLLPENQKEPLNNNGNSCKSKVDDDLKNGEVFDEKDNTNKTKSSEHNTKTKESKEHCLTKEKKYFMLPCEVSVRDYSDIPLTMGVDDPRLRNNILAAKDPRPIQNATIQGPLLQTPNPPQPSPVDIDMRQMLPPTMTYSQTMAILNDSRRKPHVPRDPRLQRRRFDVDQRLNNLQLFLN